A genome region from Clostridium sp. JN-9 includes the following:
- the lepB gene encoding signal peptidase I: MLKELIELAKSIVIALIAAFLIITFVFETVSVDGHSMDPTLSDRDRLIVEKVTYYFRQPKPGDIVVIKYPANPREKFIKRVVAVGGDKVRISDNKLYINDKPQNESYILENKMRDFNEVTVPDKTIFVLGDNRNNSRDSRFEDVGFVDLKLVVGKADFRIYPFKTAGKLK, translated from the coding sequence TTGCTAAAAGAATTAATTGAGCTTGCGAAATCTATTGTAATTGCTTTAATTGCAGCATTTTTGATAATAACCTTTGTATTTGAAACTGTTAGTGTGGATGGTCATTCCATGGATCCAACACTTAGTGATAGAGATAGGTTAATTGTTGAAAAGGTGACATATTATTTCAGACAGCCGAAGCCAGGTGATATAGTTGTAATAAAATATCCTGCCAACCCTAGGGAAAAATTTATCAAAAGAGTAGTGGCAGTTGGCGGAGATAAAGTAAGAATTTCAGACAATAAGCTATATATAAATGATAAGCCGCAAAATGAATCATATATTTTAGAAAATAAGATGAGGGACTTTAACGAAGTCACAGTTCCTGATAAAACAATATTCGTATTGGGAGACAATAGAAATAACAGCAGGGACAGTAGATTTGAAGATGTTGGATTTGTGGATTTAAAGCTTGTTGTAGGTAAAGCTGACTTTAGAATCTATCCATTTAAAACAGCAGGAAAACTTAAATAA
- the ylqF gene encoding ribosome biogenesis GTPase YlqF, with protein MAINWFPGHMAKTRREIKENLKLVDAVIEIRDARIPRSSSNPDVDDICGNKPRLILLNKSDLSEAKITNQWIKSLSSENVKAISVNSISGDGLKNIKPALNEMLKEKHDRKKQKGIVNIIDRVMVVGIPNVGKSSFINKMARNSIAKIGDKPGVTKSKQWIKTKIGIELMDTPGILWPRLDSEEVQYNLAFTGAIKDEIMDIETLALKLVERLQNAYPERLMERYKIQALSEDSLENLNNIARKRGNVISGGEIDYNRVAVMLLDEFRGGKLGKITLERP; from the coding sequence ATGGCAATAAACTGGTTTCCAGGGCATATGGCTAAAACTAGAAGAGAAATAAAAGAAAATTTAAAATTAGTAGATGCAGTAATTGAAATTAGAGATGCAAGAATACCAAGATCCAGCAGTAATCCTGATGTTGATGATATATGTGGAAATAAGCCAAGATTGATCCTGCTAAATAAAAGTGATTTAAGTGAAGCAAAGATTACAAATCAATGGATAAAATCCTTGTCAAGTGAAAATGTGAAGGCTATTTCAGTAAACAGTATTTCTGGAGATGGACTAAAAAATATAAAACCAGCTTTAAATGAAATGCTTAAGGAAAAACATGATAGAAAAAAGCAAAAGGGTATAGTGAACATAATTGATAGAGTCATGGTAGTTGGTATACCTAATGTAGGAAAATCTTCTTTTATAAATAAAATGGCTAGAAATTCTATAGCAAAGATAGGAGATAAACCTGGAGTTACAAAGTCAAAACAATGGATAAAGACAAAAATAGGTATTGAATTAATGGATACTCCGGGAATTTTATGGCCTAGATTAGATAGTGAAGAAGTACAGTATAATCTTGCATTTACAGGTGCTATAAAAGATGAAATTATGGATATAGAAACACTTGCATTAAAATTAGTGGAAAGGCTTCAGAATGCATACCCGGAAAGACTTATGGAAAGGTATAAAATTCAGGCGTTAAGTGAAGATTCCTTAGAAAATTTAAATAATATTGCAAGAAAGAGGGGCAATGTAATCTCTGGCGGCGAAATAGATTATAATAGAGTTGCTGTTATGTTATTAGATGAGTTTAGGGGCGGTAAGCTTGGGAAGATCACCCTGGAGAGGCCATAA
- the rplS gene encoding 50S ribosomal protein L19: protein MLDVIKAIEAEQIRNDLPDFNVGDTVKVHVKIKEGNRERIQIFEGTVLKRQNGGLRESFTVRRVAYGVGVERTFPVNAPIIDKIEVVRKGKVRRAKLFYLRDRVGKAAKVKERK, encoded by the coding sequence ATGTTAGATGTAATAAAGGCTATTGAAGCCGAGCAGATCAGAAATGATTTACCTGATTTCAACGTAGGAGATACTGTTAAAGTTCACGTAAAAATTAAAGAAGGAAACAGAGAAAGAATTCAGATTTTTGAAGGAACAGTTCTTAAGAGACAAAACGGGGGATTAAGAGAATCCTTTACTGTAAGAAGAGTTGCTTATGGAGTTGGTGTTGAAAGAACATTTCCAGTAAATGCTCCTATTATTGATAAAATTGAGGTAGTAAGAAAAGGTAAAGTAAGAAGAGCTAAACTATTCTACTTAAGAGATAGAGTTGGTAAGGCAGCTAAAGTTAAAGAGAGAAAATAA